In Rhodococcus sp. OK302, one genomic interval encodes:
- a CDS encoding SAM-dependent methyltransferase has translation MKTAPPSKPEGVITRGTTGINRLRRSDRWIVHNTSVGRALRHAADPLIVDLGYGARPDTTFEMADRLTAVRRDRRVIGLEIDPARVVAGRDGVSFARGGFELAGLSPVFVRAFNVLRQYPEDAVESAWSHIQSGLAPGGLILDGTCDELGRRCAWVLLDAHRPLTLTLAWDPFDIEKPSDIAERLPKALIHRNVPGEPIHALLTAADRAWATAAPHASFGPRHRWAAALEILRAQGIPVQPARRRLRDCILTVPWHVVAPTS, from the coding sequence GTGAAGACTGCTCCACCCTCGAAGCCCGAGGGTGTCATCACACGTGGAACTACCGGCATCAACCGTCTGCGCCGCAGCGACCGCTGGATCGTGCACAACACATCCGTGGGTCGTGCGCTGCGCCATGCTGCTGATCCACTGATCGTCGACCTCGGCTACGGCGCCCGCCCGGATACGACATTCGAGATGGCGGACCGCCTTACCGCAGTACGACGCGACCGCCGCGTGATCGGCCTCGAAATCGATCCGGCCCGCGTAGTGGCCGGCCGCGACGGTGTCAGCTTCGCGCGAGGTGGATTCGAATTGGCCGGGCTCTCACCGGTTTTTGTCCGCGCCTTCAACGTATTGCGTCAATACCCCGAAGACGCAGTGGAATCGGCATGGTCGCACATTCAATCCGGTCTGGCGCCCGGTGGCCTGATCCTCGACGGGACGTGCGACGAACTCGGGCGTCGCTGCGCCTGGGTACTTCTCGACGCTCATCGACCACTCACTCTGACCTTGGCGTGGGATCCTTTCGACATCGAGAAGCCCTCGGACATTGCAGAACGCTTGCCCAAGGCCCTTATTCACCGCAACGTACCGGGTGAGCCGATCCACGCACTCCTCACCGCGGCTGATCGCGCGTGGGCGACAGCTGCCCCCCACGCGTCTTTCGGCCCACGACACCGATGGGCTGCAGCTTTGGAAATTCTTCGTGCGCAAGGTATTCCGGTTCAGCCGGCCCGTCGGCGCCTCCGAGACTGCATCTTGACGGTGCCCTGGCATGTAGTGGCGCCCACCTCCTGA
- a CDS encoding DUF2505 domain-containing protein: protein MARRIDYSARYQHSPEQVYEALTDRGYWDARVEEMRKHSENRVEHFEVTDSGIDLVLHHVLPRADLPDLAQTVMRNDLVITRRESYGVFGEIVTGTYEASIPAGPGSLTGTMELFGTDTGCTLRTSSEAKVYIPFLGGKLEELMLNNLVDLFRTEAQVTATWLAAR from the coding sequence ATGGCTCGCCGCATCGACTACTCCGCCCGCTACCAGCACTCCCCGGAACAGGTCTACGAAGCACTGACCGACCGCGGATACTGGGACGCTCGGGTCGAGGAGATGCGCAAGCATTCCGAAAATCGTGTGGAACATTTCGAGGTCACCGATTCCGGAATCGATCTCGTCCTGCACCATGTCCTGCCCCGCGCGGATCTGCCTGATCTCGCGCAGACCGTGATGCGAAACGATCTGGTCATCACTCGCCGAGAGTCGTACGGCGTGTTCGGTGAGATCGTCACCGGAACCTACGAGGCGTCCATTCCCGCCGGGCCGGGAAGCCTCACCGGAACCATGGAACTGTTCGGCACCGACACCGGCTGCACCTTGCGAACCTCCTCGGAAGCCAAGGTGTACATCCCGTTTCTCGGCGGCAAGTTGGAAGAGCTGATGCTCAACAATCTCGTCGATCTGTTCCGTACGGAAGCTCAGGTCACCGCGACCTGGCTCGCCGCCCGCTGA
- a CDS encoding DUF2505 domain-containing protein, with protein MSRRIEHSSKYTVPAAKVHEAVTSEQYWRDRVAAVGGPGATIDELTVRDETVAVTMSQVIPAEHLPSMVSNFIKGDVVIKRSETLAPLNGDTATGTFSAHIDGVPVRVEGTQVLTNDATGCTLTADGEVEVKIPIIGGKIESAIVEEILRLIEGEQNFTRGWITE; from the coding sequence GTGAGCCGTCGCATCGAGCATTCATCGAAGTACACCGTCCCTGCCGCCAAGGTCCATGAGGCGGTGACGTCCGAGCAGTACTGGCGTGACCGTGTCGCCGCTGTAGGAGGCCCCGGAGCAACCATTGACGAACTGACTGTCCGCGACGAAACCGTCGCCGTGACCATGTCTCAGGTCATTCCTGCCGAGCACTTGCCTTCCATGGTTTCCAACTTCATCAAGGGTGACGTCGTCATCAAGCGGAGCGAGACCCTCGCCCCGCTCAACGGAGACACCGCGACGGGAACCTTCTCGGCGCACATCGACGGCGTTCCCGTACGCGTCGAGGGCACTCAGGTGCTTACCAACGACGCCACCGGTTGCACGTTGACCGCCGACGGTGAGGTCGAGGTCAAGATCCCGATCATCGGCGGCAAGATCGAAAGCGCGATCGTCGAAGAAATTCTCCGTCTGATCGAGGGCGAGCAGAACTTCACCCGGGGGTGGATCACCGAATAG
- a CDS encoding UDP-N-acetylmuramate dehydrogenase, with protein sequence MSENIDLSGLTTLRVGGPARLLAECPTTQSLVDVVRLLDRERVPSLILAGGSNLVISDDGFDGVVVRVANTTVTLDTDRVIAEAGAVWDEVVGQSVAAELGGLEALSGIPGSTGATPVQNVGAYGVEVGSQLRRVQLLDRRSGEVSWVEPAALQLGYRSSVLKHSDAALVLAVEFDTTPDGLSAPLAYRELFTALDAQEGDRVPASLVRAAVLGLRSGKAMVLDAYDHDTWSAGSFFTNPVVSDDQLPPVLAAISSKLGNVAVPQYPGVGGTKLSAGWLIERAGFSKGYPGEDAPARLSTRHTLALTNRGDAKCADIVALARTVRDGVEAAFGVLLEPEPVTVGCRI encoded by the coding sequence GTGTCCGAGAACATTGACCTGTCGGGATTGACGACGCTTCGAGTCGGCGGACCTGCGAGGCTGCTGGCGGAATGCCCGACGACGCAGTCGCTCGTCGACGTCGTGCGTCTGCTCGATCGTGAGCGGGTGCCTTCGCTGATCTTGGCGGGCGGCTCGAATCTGGTGATTTCCGACGACGGATTCGACGGCGTCGTGGTCCGTGTGGCGAACACCACGGTGACCCTCGACACCGACCGCGTGATTGCCGAGGCAGGTGCGGTGTGGGACGAGGTTGTCGGTCAATCCGTAGCCGCAGAATTGGGTGGCCTCGAGGCTCTGTCCGGAATCCCCGGTTCGACGGGGGCGACGCCGGTACAGAATGTCGGCGCTTACGGCGTCGAGGTGGGATCGCAGTTGCGCCGGGTCCAGTTGCTCGATCGTCGCAGCGGTGAGGTGTCCTGGGTCGAACCTGCTGCACTTCAACTGGGATACCGCTCGAGTGTCCTGAAACATTCGGATGCCGCGCTGGTCCTGGCCGTCGAATTCGACACGACCCCGGACGGGCTGAGTGCGCCGCTGGCGTACCGGGAACTGTTCACCGCTCTGGATGCGCAAGAAGGTGACCGTGTGCCTGCGTCGCTGGTCCGTGCGGCTGTTCTGGGCTTGCGTTCGGGTAAGGCGATGGTTCTCGACGCCTACGATCACGACACGTGGAGTGCTGGTTCCTTCTTCACCAATCCGGTTGTCTCCGACGATCAACTTCCGCCGGTGTTGGCCGCGATCAGCAGCAAGCTCGGGAACGTCGCAGTTCCGCAGTATCCGGGCGTCGGTGGAACCAAGTTGTCGGCAGGTTGGCTGATCGAGCGCGCCGGATTCTCGAAGGGATATCCGGGGGAGGATGCGCCCGCTCGATTGTCGACGCGTCACACCCTGGCCCTGACAAACCGGGGCGATGCGAAGTGCGCTGACATCGTTGCTCTCGCCCGAACTGTCCGGGACGGGGTCGAGGCTGCATTCGGCGTGCTTCTGGAGCCGGAACCGGTAACCGTGGGTTGCCGGATCTGA
- a CDS encoding L,D-transpeptidase, with the protein MHQPGSRRNRPRLAAWVALLLVAMLGIAGCTIGGATTAGNAEPTEKPPVAHITSTPAVGTQDVSPIAPVSVAVTGGTLDEVSLSSSAGKPVAGQLSPDKTSFTVSEALGYGATYSWSGSATGTDGKTVRVDGSFTTLTPASRTGGTLNIADGQEVGIAAPITLQFDDTVVDQAAVEKALVVTTVPPTPGSWAWLPDDNGGSRAHWRPATYWVPGTAVHLDAKLYGLNYGGGAYGDQDLTLDFTIGRSQIVKANAPSHRMQVVRDGQTIMDIPVSYGEGNEPRNVTRSGIHMVTEKYEDFLMSNPPFYENVRERWAVRISNNGEFIHANPETTGVQGSSNVTNGCINLSMSDAQEYFGTALYGDPVEVTGTSIALSAADGDIYDWAIDLPTWKSMSALA; encoded by the coding sequence GTGCATCAGCCAGGTAGTAGGAGAAACCGTCCGCGTCTCGCTGCCTGGGTAGCGCTCTTGCTTGTCGCAATGCTGGGTATTGCGGGCTGCACTATCGGCGGAGCCACTACTGCCGGCAATGCCGAACCGACAGAAAAACCTCCGGTCGCGCACATTACGTCGACACCCGCCGTCGGCACCCAAGACGTCAGCCCGATCGCGCCGGTATCGGTTGCAGTCACCGGCGGGACCCTGGACGAGGTGTCTCTGAGTTCCTCGGCGGGCAAACCCGTCGCCGGGCAACTGTCCCCGGACAAGACGTCGTTCACCGTCAGCGAGGCTCTCGGCTACGGGGCGACGTATTCGTGGTCGGGTTCGGCAACGGGCACCGACGGAAAAACCGTTCGAGTCGACGGCAGTTTCACGACACTCACTCCAGCATCTCGGACCGGTGGCACTCTCAACATCGCCGACGGCCAGGAAGTTGGCATCGCCGCGCCGATCACCTTGCAGTTCGACGACACCGTTGTCGACCAAGCTGCGGTGGAAAAGGCTCTGGTCGTCACCACTGTTCCGCCCACCCCCGGTTCGTGGGCCTGGCTGCCCGACGACAACGGCGGATCGCGGGCGCATTGGCGTCCGGCCACCTACTGGGTACCCGGAACTGCCGTGCATCTCGACGCCAAGCTCTACGGATTGAACTACGGCGGCGGCGCTTACGGAGACCAAGACCTCACACTCGACTTCACGATCGGTCGAAGCCAGATCGTGAAGGCCAACGCGCCCAGCCACCGTATGCAGGTGGTCCGCGACGGCCAGACAATCATGGACATTCCGGTCAGCTACGGCGAGGGAAACGAACCCCGAAACGTCACGCGCAGTGGCATTCACATGGTCACCGAGAAGTACGAAGACTTCCTCATGTCCAACCCGCCGTTCTACGAGAACGTTCGCGAACGCTGGGCAGTCCGTATCTCCAACAACGGTGAGTTCATCCATGCGAACCCCGAAACAACCGGAGTTCAGGGCTCGTCGAACGTCACCAACGGCTGCATCAACCTCTCCATGTCCGACGCCCAGGAGTACTTCGGAACCGCCCTGTATGGCGATCCAGTCGAGGTGACGGGAACGTCGATCGCGCTCTCGGCCGCCGACGGCGATATCTACGACTGGGCGATCGATCTCCCCACCTGGAAGTCGATGTCCGCGCTCGCCTGA
- a CDS encoding ESX secretion-associated protein EspG yields the protein MSQWQFSGLEFQLLWDAVGRDRLPYPLRFRPHAETMTDLVQQRQHASERLAAVLDERLHRALEALAEPTVRVEVCGLIGQDVTRGHGVVFGGIGVLAVQLPGRQIDIGSDVILSVGRASELPRMIVDAIPQCAAGTGRGISVRQLSNVPGHRVMNSAGDPRVAEELKRFFGRPRTSVGEIATYPGIAVDTRPVDDGIAFHWCDYASDGRYIVENGETISARAASGADIVEQISSGIAEVARRVVPVRW from the coding sequence ATGTCGCAGTGGCAATTCAGTGGACTCGAGTTTCAACTGCTCTGGGACGCAGTGGGTCGGGACAGGCTTCCGTATCCGCTGAGGTTTCGTCCACACGCAGAGACTATGACGGACCTTGTGCAACAGCGACAACACGCAAGTGAACGTCTCGCCGCCGTGTTGGACGAGCGTTTGCACCGAGCTCTCGAAGCCCTCGCGGAACCGACTGTGCGAGTGGAGGTGTGCGGACTGATCGGGCAGGACGTGACGCGAGGTCATGGCGTTGTGTTCGGAGGTATCGGCGTGCTGGCAGTCCAATTGCCGGGCCGACAGATTGATATCGGTTCGGACGTGATCTTGTCGGTGGGGCGGGCGTCCGAATTACCACGGATGATCGTGGACGCAATCCCTCAGTGCGCAGCGGGAACCGGTCGTGGGATCTCGGTGAGACAACTGAGCAACGTTCCTGGCCACCGGGTAATGAATAGTGCGGGTGATCCGCGGGTGGCCGAAGAACTGAAGCGATTCTTCGGCCGCCCGCGAACCTCGGTCGGCGAAATTGCTACCTATCCGGGGATTGCCGTCGACACTCGTCCAGTCGACGACGGGATTGCTTTTCACTGGTGTGACTACGCCTCGGACGGCAGGTACATCGTGGAGAACGGTGAAACGATCAGTGCCCGAGCAGCTTCGGGCGCAGATATTGTGGAGCAGATATCGAGCGGCATCGCTGAGGTGGCGAGGAGAGTCGTGCCGGTCAGGTGGTAG
- a CDS encoding SDR family NAD(P)-dependent oxidoreductase — protein sequence MTLSSDARVAVVTGASSGIGEATARTLAAAGFHVVIGARRLDRLEKIAEEIGGTALELDVTDEDSVDAFAAVLPRVDVLVNNAGGAKGLATVMDADLDDWRWMWETNVLGTLRVTKALLPKLIESGDGLIVTITSIAALEAYDNGSGYTTAKHAQAVLHRTLRGELLGKPVRLTEIAPGAVETEFSLVRFEGDQEKADKVYEGITPLLAQDIADIIGFVAARPSHVNLDQIVVRPRDQAGAGRFHRTTT from the coding sequence ATGACCCTTTCTTCCGATGCCCGCGTCGCTGTTGTCACCGGAGCTAGTTCCGGTATCGGTGAGGCGACGGCCCGCACGCTCGCTGCTGCTGGATTTCATGTCGTGATCGGGGCTCGTCGCCTCGATCGGCTGGAAAAGATCGCCGAAGAGATCGGCGGCACCGCCCTCGAACTCGACGTCACCGACGAGGATTCCGTCGACGCTTTTGCCGCAGTCCTGCCGAGGGTGGACGTCCTGGTCAACAATGCGGGCGGCGCCAAGGGACTCGCGACGGTCATGGACGCAGATCTCGACGACTGGCGCTGGATGTGGGAAACCAATGTGCTGGGCACACTGCGCGTCACAAAAGCGTTGCTGCCCAAGCTGATCGAATCCGGAGACGGACTGATCGTCACCATCACGTCGATCGCTGCACTGGAGGCGTACGACAACGGTTCGGGATACACCACCGCCAAGCACGCTCAGGCAGTACTGCATCGGACCTTGCGCGGCGAACTGCTGGGCAAGCCGGTTCGTTTGACCGAAATCGCTCCCGGCGCCGTCGAAACCGAATTCTCCCTGGTCCGGTTCGAAGGCGACCAGGAGAAGGCCGACAAGGTGTACGAGGGCATCACGCCCCTGCTCGCGCAGGACATCGCCGACATCATCGGCTTTGTCGCGGCGCGTCCGTCACACGTGAACTTGGATCAAATTGTGGTTCGGCCCCGCGACCAAGCAGGTGCCGGACGCTTCCACCGCACTACCACCTGA
- a CDS encoding RNA-guided endonuclease InsQ/TnpB family protein: MATGVVKRAYKYRFYPTDGQAEQLARTFGCTRYVYNRALAERSQAWQQEKRRVSYADTSKMLTGWKREPDTTWLAEPSKGPLQEALRQLQGAFDKFWRKQTRYPTFKKKGVSKDSATYFSNCFTYRCGVIRLAKQSEPLDIRWSRPLPDGVVPSQVTVSRNSRGQYHISILVETEIAALPPTEQTVGVDAGITSLFTLSTGEKIDNPRHEAKDRVRLAKAQRALAKKQKGSANRAKARLKVAKIYGRVADRRRDHLHKLSTRLVRENQVIAIEDLAVPNMLKNRNLSRAISDAAWSEFRSMLDYKADWYGRQVIAIDRFYPSSKTCSVCGVVVESLPLDVREWTCRCGAVHDRDVNAAINILAVGLAVSACGDGVSPLLS, translated from the coding sequence ATGGCTACGGGGGTGGTGAAGCGGGCCTACAAGTACCGCTTCTATCCGACGGACGGGCAAGCTGAGCAGCTTGCCCGCACGTTCGGGTGCACTCGGTATGTCTACAACCGGGCGCTCGCGGAGCGCTCGCAGGCGTGGCAGCAGGAGAAACGACGCGTCTCGTACGCGGACACGTCGAAAATGCTCACCGGCTGGAAACGCGAGCCGGACACGACGTGGTTGGCGGAGCCGTCGAAAGGTCCACTGCAGGAAGCCTTGCGACAGTTGCAGGGTGCGTTCGACAAGTTCTGGCGGAAGCAGACCCGGTATCCGACGTTCAAGAAAAAGGGTGTTTCGAAGGATTCGGCAACGTATTTTTCGAACTGCTTCACCTACCGGTGCGGTGTCATTCGGTTGGCGAAGCAGTCGGAGCCGTTGGACATCCGATGGTCGCGTCCGTTGCCAGACGGTGTGGTGCCTTCTCAGGTGACGGTGTCCCGTAATTCTCGTGGCCAGTACCATATTTCGATTCTCGTCGAGACCGAGATCGCCGCACTACCGCCGACGGAACAGACGGTGGGCGTCGATGCCGGAATCACGAGCCTGTTCACACTCTCGACGGGGGAGAAGATCGACAACCCGCGTCATGAGGCGAAGGATCGCGTCCGGTTGGCGAAAGCGCAACGGGCGCTGGCGAAAAAACAGAAGGGATCGGCTAACCGGGCGAAGGCCCGGTTGAAGGTCGCGAAAATCTATGGCCGCGTTGCTGATCGGCGACGCGATCATCTGCACAAACTTTCCACTCGATTGGTGCGCGAAAACCAAGTGATCGCCATCGAGGATTTGGCTGTGCCGAACATGCTGAAGAACCGTAATTTGTCGCGGGCGATTTCGGATGCGGCGTGGTCGGAGTTCCGGTCGATGCTCGACTACAAAGCCGATTGGTACGGACGGCAGGTAATCGCGATCGACCGGTTTTATCCGTCGTCGAAAACCTGCTCGGTATGTGGTGTCGTGGTCGAGTCGTTGCCGTTGGATGTTCGGGAGTGGACGTGCCGGTGCGGAGCCGTTCACGATCGGGATGTCAATGCTGCGATCAATATTTTGGCCGTCGGACTGGCGGTGTCAGCCTGTGGAGATGGTGTGAGTCCTCTTCTCTCGTAA
- a CDS encoding sulfatase-like hydrolase/transferase, protein MTGTDPTPPPHSRGYEGFGGRVGRTAADSTPSWPQTPTPHPTSPNIVVILIDDMGYSDIGPFGSEIETPTLDRLAAQGVRLTNFDFLSAVNRPRFPTGLTPRSCP, encoded by the coding sequence ATGACCGGCACAGATCCCACTCCCCCACCACATTCACGCGGCTACGAAGGGTTCGGCGGCCGGGTAGGCCGAACCGCCGCGGACTCGACGCCATCCTGGCCACAAACGCCGACACCACATCCGACGTCCCCCAACATCGTTGTCATCTTGATCGACGACATGGGTTACAGCGATATCGGCCCCTTCGGTTCCGAGATCGAAACTCCGACCCTGGACCGGCTTGCAGCACAAGGAGTTCGGCTCACCAACTTTGACTTCCTCTCGGCAGTAAACAGACCGAGATTCCCCACAGGGCTCACACCCCGTAGTTGCCCCTGA
- a CDS encoding ROK family protein, whose protein sequence is MSTPTLSAVHLRPRTVLSGPRPQVVAPELRIADGPAATVLRIARLRGPISRDIATKASGLSIATVNRQVTSLLELGVVRERADLTTAGAIGRPKVPFEVNHEPYLTIGIHIGAAVTSIIASDIRGRVLGAVEIPTPTTNSSVALATIARSAKSFISRWHKRRPLAVGVAIGGRVDSATGVVDHPRLGWKGAKVGSVIGAGLGLPVSVAAHVEAMAASELLLSADRAEVPATGTTALYFYARETTGIAITFEGRVHTPSSGPGSIAHLPTGSSAQCICGSVGCLEATISDRAIVTEALSRGVVIQGSERITIADVYAAASAGSAPAHELLVERARVLGRTVALLRDLFNPDRVILGGQAFTDYAAGAPYVAEAFSAASSLERKDIRITGFGNRVQEYASTVVSLSSLFADPAAAMRRAAVV, encoded by the coding sequence ATGTCGACCCCCACACTTTCCGCCGTTCACCTTCGACCACGAACCGTTCTTTCCGGTCCCCGGCCTCAGGTTGTTGCGCCTGAACTGCGCATAGCCGACGGACCGGCGGCAACGGTCCTGCGTATTGCTCGGCTCCGCGGGCCGATCTCACGGGACATCGCAACCAAGGCCTCGGGGTTGAGCATTGCGACAGTCAATCGGCAGGTCACCAGCCTGCTCGAACTGGGAGTGGTTCGGGAACGCGCCGACTTGACCACTGCGGGCGCGATCGGACGTCCCAAAGTTCCCTTCGAGGTGAACCACGAGCCGTATCTGACCATCGGCATCCATATCGGTGCTGCGGTCACCAGCATCATCGCGAGTGACATTCGCGGCCGGGTGCTCGGTGCGGTCGAGATCCCCACGCCGACCACCAATTCTTCTGTTGCGCTTGCCACTATCGCTCGATCGGCAAAGTCGTTCATTTCGCGGTGGCACAAGCGTCGGCCGCTCGCGGTGGGTGTCGCGATCGGTGGACGAGTGGACTCGGCCACCGGAGTGGTCGATCACCCCAGGTTGGGGTGGAAGGGCGCGAAGGTCGGCTCGGTCATCGGCGCCGGCTTGGGCCTACCGGTTTCCGTTGCAGCGCATGTCGAGGCTATGGCCGCATCAGAGTTGCTGCTGAGCGCCGACCGTGCCGAGGTTCCCGCCACCGGCACCACAGCCCTGTACTTCTATGCACGCGAAACAACTGGCATTGCTATCACTTTCGAAGGGCGCGTACACACACCGTCCAGCGGACCCGGTTCGATAGCCCACCTCCCGACGGGTTCGTCGGCTCAGTGCATCTGCGGTTCGGTGGGCTGCTTGGAAGCCACCATCAGTGATCGAGCCATTGTCACCGAGGCACTGTCGCGGGGCGTGGTTATCCAAGGTAGTGAACGGATCACCATCGCGGACGTGTACGCGGCAGCATCAGCCGGTTCGGCTCCGGCGCATGAGTTGTTGGTCGAACGCGCCCGTGTGCTCGGACGGACCGTGGCACTCCTGCGTGACCTGTTCAATCCGGATCGTGTGATCCTGGGCGGCCAGGCCTTTACCGATTACGCGGCCGGAGCGCCGTACGTCGCCGAAGCGTTTTCGGCGGCATCGTCATTGGAGCGCAAGGATATTCGCATCACCGGTTTCGGTAATCGGGTACAGGAATATGCGTCGACGGTGGTGTCGTTGAGTTCACTGTTCGCAGATCCGGCGGCGGCTATGCGCCGGGCGGCGGTTGTCTGA
- a CDS encoding YybH family protein: MTTAKTPEDLARLFVEYANAGDADAVAGLYEEGAVMAFPPGSLTVGRSAIRDVIAQMLAAAPLFTVEKALPTVTSSDLAMTSTAPADGTGGRTQVARRQPDGTWLRVLDRPEL; the protein is encoded by the coding sequence ATGACTACAGCAAAGACCCCCGAAGACCTTGCCCGACTGTTCGTCGAGTACGCCAACGCCGGTGACGCCGACGCAGTAGCCGGACTCTACGAAGAGGGCGCCGTAATGGCATTTCCGCCCGGGTCACTTACCGTCGGCCGTTCGGCCATCCGCGACGTGATCGCGCAGATGCTCGCCGCCGCACCGCTATTCACCGTCGAAAAGGCGCTGCCCACCGTCACCAGCAGTGATCTCGCGATGACGTCCACTGCACCGGCCGACGGTACCGGCGGACGCACTCAGGTGGCGCGCCGCCAGCCCGACGGAACCTGGTTGAGGGTCCTCGATCGACCGGAACTCTGA
- a CDS encoding LysR family transcriptional regulator, translating to MELRQLEYFVAVVEEANFTRAAERLHVAQPGVSAQIKRLERELGQELLDRSGRTVSLTEAGRAVLPHALAALTSVQSARDVVDALTGLVRGSVSVGMVTACASADLTELLSRLHKKHPGLDISLSEDDSHNLLAGVLDGTFDIAVVGVAGDLPEGLESRVITDERLVAGVAANHELAQVSSLPFVELETRSVICLPKGTGIRTCFDAACAAVDVTPTVALEASNLGIIVSLAAQGLGMAVLPESAVGQLHRIDLEPEARSRLELVWRVVGGKNPAASALIDLARVASAE from the coding sequence ATGGAACTGAGGCAACTCGAGTACTTCGTGGCAGTGGTCGAAGAAGCGAATTTCACCCGTGCTGCCGAGCGCCTTCATGTTGCTCAACCCGGTGTGAGTGCCCAGATCAAGCGACTGGAGCGTGAACTCGGCCAGGAACTACTCGATCGCAGTGGTCGGACAGTCTCCCTGACCGAGGCTGGACGTGCGGTGTTGCCTCATGCCCTCGCTGCCCTCACTTCCGTGCAAAGCGCCCGCGACGTCGTGGACGCCTTGACCGGGTTGGTTCGGGGATCGGTTTCCGTCGGAATGGTGACCGCCTGTGCCTCGGCTGACCTGACAGAATTGCTGAGTCGATTGCACAAGAAGCATCCCGGCTTGGATATCTCTCTGTCGGAAGATGATTCGCACAACCTTCTGGCCGGTGTCTTGGACGGAACCTTCGACATCGCGGTAGTCGGTGTTGCCGGAGATCTGCCCGAAGGTCTTGAATCTCGCGTGATCACGGATGAACGACTGGTTGCCGGTGTTGCCGCGAATCATGAACTGGCACAGGTATCCAGCCTTCCGTTCGTGGAACTCGAAACCCGGTCTGTGATCTGTCTGCCGAAGGGGACTGGAATACGAACGTGCTTCGACGCTGCCTGCGCCGCAGTTGATGTAACACCGACTGTTGCGCTCGAGGCCAGTAATCTGGGGATTATCGTCTCGCTCGCCGCACAGGGTTTGGGGATGGCTGTTCTTCCCGAATCTGCGGTGGGGCAACTGCATCGAATAGATCTGGAGCCCGAGGCGCGCTCACGACTGGAGTTGGTGTGGCGTGTCGTCGGCGGTAAGAACCCCGCGGCGTCGGCACTTATCGATCTGGCGCGAGTTGCTTCCGCCGAGTGA
- a CDS encoding tocopherol cyclase family protein, giving the protein MNIPGYRSSGATVPYGNLLASHDVAMEGYFWRFTMPESNRVVIALAGINRASDGHWSTLGVGAHPGGFLCAVEHPSGEADPDTLGAYADNAFRGSADHVAFRGNADHVHADFGNAQLDVRITEQRFWPRRRFGGSSYFQSVPALNQYWHPWLLGGRAEGSAVLDGQEWDLTGAQVYGEKNWGKGGFPESWWWGQAQGFTDPTACVAFAGGQISAGPFHTEVTAVVVALPDGTVFRLGNPVTSPVDTVVSEDRWSLRGRNRTWSVEIDGSAPLSDAHILPVPLPAERRNVPGALEHLGGTMTVTVRKHGSLVWTDTSHLAALEHGGLDRAQAEVTRRKQLAPDR; this is encoded by the coding sequence GTGAACATTCCCGGGTACCGATCCTCCGGGGCCACCGTGCCGTACGGCAATCTCCTTGCTTCGCACGACGTTGCGATGGAAGGCTATTTCTGGCGGTTCACGATGCCCGAGAGCAACCGAGTCGTGATCGCGCTGGCCGGTATCAATCGGGCCTCCGACGGCCACTGGTCGACACTCGGCGTCGGCGCGCATCCCGGCGGATTCCTGTGCGCCGTCGAGCATCCCAGCGGAGAAGCGGATCCCGACACGCTGGGCGCCTACGCGGACAACGCTTTTCGCGGCAGCGCAGATCATGTCGCTTTCCGCGGCAACGCGGATCATGTCCACGCAGACTTCGGGAACGCGCAATTGGACGTGCGGATCACCGAGCAGCGATTCTGGCCGCGTCGACGCTTCGGCGGTTCGAGCTACTTCCAGTCCGTTCCCGCCCTCAATCAGTATTGGCACCCGTGGCTTCTCGGTGGCCGCGCCGAGGGCAGTGCCGTCTTGGACGGTCAGGAGTGGGACCTCACCGGAGCGCAGGTGTACGGCGAGAAGAACTGGGGCAAAGGCGGTTTCCCCGAATCCTGGTGGTGGGGTCAGGCTCAGGGATTCACGGATCCCACTGCCTGCGTCGCGTTTGCCGGTGGCCAGATCAGTGCCGGACCATTCCATACCGAAGTCACGGCAGTTGTTGTGGCACTACCGGACGGGACTGTGTTTCGGCTCGGCAACCCGGTTACGTCACCGGTGGATACTGTTGTCTCCGAAGACCGTTGGTCATTGCGTGGGCGCAACCGCACCTGGAGCGTCGAGATCGACGGCAGCGCCCCGCTCTCAGACGCCCATATCCTTCCGGTTCCACTACCCGCGGAACGCCGAAATGTTCCCGGAGCACTGGAGCATCTCGGCGGAACCATGACGGTGACGGTGCGTAAGCATGGCAGCCTGGTCTGGACCGATACTTCCCACCTGGCTGCGCTCGAGCACGGCGGTCTCGACCGCGCTCAGGCCGAAGTCACTCGGCGGAAGCAACTCGCGCCAGATCGATAA